Proteins from one Burkholderia oklahomensis C6786 genomic window:
- a CDS encoding DUF3106 domain-containing protein gives MSQKRGLAVFFGCVIALIVAYAATYPRFHPQPAAVAAASAPAVASAAITLTTDFPALPPSSPLSWARLTPPQRVALAPFANQWDSFSDERKRKWLKIAARFPKMSPEAQKRLQERMTEWVRMTPEQRRVARENYLVSKDLSAQAREKAWKAYQQLSPEQKEKLAAAERRRRPTVVSAPPTGKTDRDVNRLVNAHDRHPASAPAASIAPPAAGAPAAAPAPASTTTGAVTPAVPTPVSPSEAPSLFNGS, from the coding sequence GGGGATTGGCTGTCTTTTTCGGTTGCGTGATCGCGCTCATCGTCGCGTACGCCGCCACCTACCCGCGCTTTCACCCACAACCGGCCGCGGTGGCGGCCGCGAGCGCACCGGCGGTCGCGTCGGCCGCGATCACCCTCACGACCGACTTCCCGGCGCTGCCGCCGTCGAGCCCGCTGTCCTGGGCGCGCCTCACGCCGCCGCAGCGCGTCGCGCTCGCGCCGTTCGCCAACCAATGGGATTCGTTCAGCGACGAACGCAAGCGCAAATGGCTGAAGATCGCGGCACGCTTCCCGAAGATGTCGCCCGAAGCGCAAAAGCGCCTGCAGGAGCGGATGACCGAATGGGTCCGCATGACGCCCGAGCAGCGCCGCGTCGCGCGCGAGAACTACCTGGTGTCGAAGGATCTGTCCGCGCAGGCTCGCGAGAAGGCCTGGAAGGCTTACCAGCAGCTGTCGCCCGAGCAGAAGGAGAAGCTCGCCGCGGCCGAGCGCCGGCGCCGGCCGACCGTCGTCAGCGCGCCGCCCACCGGCAAGACCGACCGCGACGTCAACCGGCTCGTCAACGCGCACGACCGTCATCCGGCGAGCGCGCCCGCCGCTAGCATCGCGCCGCCCGCCGCCGGAGCGCCCGCCGCGGCGCCCGCTCCTGCATCGACGACGACGGGCGCCGTCACGCCGGCCGTGCCCACGCCCGTCTCGCCGTCCGAGGCGCCGTCGCTCTTCAACGGTTCGTAA
- a CDS encoding RDD family protein: MTAPAIPSEPAPPPSVRRRLAALVYESLLLFGVVFFAGLAFGVTLQQRNGLAHHNLLAAWIAIVVGAYFVWFWTHGGQTLPMKTWRLRIETARGTPLSVGRALVRYALGWLWFLPPLALHPLAGFSVPRTLAAAAVWFALWALAARLHPSRQFPHDRLAGTRIVGAPRHG; this comes from the coding sequence GTGACGGCGCCCGCGATTCCGTCCGAGCCGGCGCCGCCGCCGAGCGTGCGCCGCCGGCTCGCCGCCCTCGTCTACGAAAGCCTGCTGCTGTTCGGCGTCGTGTTCTTCGCCGGCCTCGCGTTCGGCGTGACGCTCCAGCAGCGCAACGGCCTCGCCCATCACAATCTGCTCGCCGCGTGGATCGCGATCGTCGTCGGCGCCTACTTCGTCTGGTTCTGGACGCACGGCGGCCAGACGCTGCCGATGAAGACCTGGCGGCTGCGCATCGAGACCGCGCGCGGCACGCCGCTGTCGGTCGGCCGGGCGCTCGTCCGCTACGCGCTCGGCTGGCTGTGGTTCCTGCCGCCCCTCGCGCTGCACCCGCTCGCGGGCTTTTCCGTGCCGCGCACGCTCGCGGCCGCGGCCGTCTGGTTCGCGCTGTGGGCGCTCGCCGCGCGGCTGCACCCGAGCCGCCAGTTCCCGCACGATCGCCTCGCCGGCACCCGCATCGTCGGCGCGCCCCGCCACGGCTGA
- a CDS encoding UDP-2,3-diacylglucosamine diphosphatase codes for MGKKTSATSFFRDPAGLHAASAFLSGSAASEVLAPARPPAASATRHDDHEPASHRYRTIWLSDIHLGTSGCQAGYLLDFLKHNESEYLYLVGDIIDGWQLRKGWYWPQAHNDVVQKILRKARKGTQVVYIPGNHDEAARQFCDLAFGEIHVRGEAFHTTLSGKRLWVVHGDLFDGVIQHAKWLAYLGDTLYTLILVLNRWFNRIRSRFGFQYWSLSQYLKHQVKNAVNFISSFEAVMTDEARRRGCDGVVCGHIHKAEIRDIDGVLYCNDGDWVESLSALVETMEGELKVVYWTVLHTPPAAQSRKTKAATA; via the coding sequence ATGGGCAAAAAAACGTCCGCGACCTCCTTCTTTCGTGATCCTGCCGGCCTGCACGCCGCCAGCGCCTTCCTGTCCGGCTCCGCAGCGAGCGAAGTGCTCGCGCCGGCCCGTCCGCCCGCCGCGAGCGCCACGCGGCACGACGACCACGAGCCGGCCTCGCACCGCTACCGGACCATCTGGCTGTCGGACATCCACCTCGGCACGAGCGGCTGCCAGGCCGGCTACCTGCTCGACTTCCTCAAGCACAACGAATCGGAATACCTGTACCTCGTCGGCGACATCATCGACGGCTGGCAGCTCAGAAAGGGCTGGTACTGGCCGCAGGCGCACAACGACGTCGTCCAGAAGATCCTGCGCAAGGCGCGCAAAGGCACGCAGGTCGTGTACATCCCCGGCAACCACGACGAAGCCGCGCGCCAGTTCTGCGATCTCGCGTTCGGCGAGATCCACGTGCGCGGCGAGGCGTTCCATACGACGCTGTCGGGCAAACGTTTGTGGGTCGTTCACGGCGACCTGTTCGACGGTGTGATCCAGCACGCGAAGTGGCTCGCCTATCTCGGCGACACGCTGTACACGCTGATCCTCGTGCTGAACCGCTGGTTCAACCGGATCCGCAGCCGCTTCGGCTTCCAGTACTGGTCGCTGTCGCAATACCTGAAGCACCAGGTGAAGAACGCCGTGAACTTCATCTCGTCGTTCGAAGCGGTGATGACCGACGAGGCGCGTCGCCGCGGCTGCGACGGCGTCGTCTGCGGCCACATCCACAAGGCCGAGATCCGCGACATCGACGGGGTGCTCTATTGCAACGACGGCGACTGGGTCGAGAGCCTGTCCGCGCTCGTCGAGACGATGGAGGGCGAACTGAAGGTCGTCTACTGGACCGTGCTGCACACGCCGCCCGCCGCGCAATCGCGCAAGACGAAAGCCGCCACCGCCTGA
- a CDS encoding glycosyltransferase family 4 protein — MKIMIVTDAWEPQVNGVVRTLKSTARELVALGHRVELVTPLEFRTVPCPTYPEIRLSILPYRRLRERLNAFAPDALHIATEGPLGLAARRYARARRLPFTTAYHTRFPEYVQARFGVPLSATYRFLRWFHGASLAVMAPTPVVKSDLEQYGFDNVVLWTRGVDLDIFRPMESKVLNTVRPIFLYVGRVAIEKNVEAFLKLDLPGSKWVAGEGPALAELKSRYPEANYLGVLTQAELAKVYAAADVFVFPSRTDTFGLVLLEALACGTPVAAYPVTGPVDVLADGGAGAMNDDLREACLEALKIDRRHARAWAERYSWLAASEQFASHLKPLPKTACPHTEGAAV, encoded by the coding sequence ATGAAAATCATGATCGTCACCGATGCGTGGGAGCCGCAAGTCAACGGCGTCGTGCGCACGCTGAAGAGCACCGCGCGCGAGCTCGTCGCGCTCGGCCACCGCGTCGAGCTCGTCACGCCGCTCGAGTTCCGCACGGTCCCGTGCCCGACCTATCCCGAAATCCGCCTGTCGATCCTGCCGTACCGGCGGCTGCGCGAACGCCTGAACGCGTTCGCGCCGGACGCGCTGCACATCGCGACGGAAGGCCCGCTCGGCCTCGCCGCGCGCCGCTACGCCCGCGCGCGCCGGCTGCCGTTCACGACCGCGTATCACACGCGCTTTCCGGAGTACGTGCAGGCGCGCTTCGGCGTTCCGCTGTCCGCGACCTACCGCTTCCTGCGCTGGTTCCACGGCGCGTCGCTCGCGGTGATGGCGCCGACGCCCGTCGTCAAGAGCGACCTCGAGCAATACGGTTTCGACAATGTCGTGCTGTGGACGCGCGGCGTCGATCTCGACATCTTCCGGCCGATGGAGTCGAAGGTGCTCAACACCGTGCGGCCGATCTTCCTGTATGTCGGCCGCGTCGCGATCGAGAAGAACGTCGAGGCGTTCCTGAAGCTCGACCTGCCCGGCTCGAAGTGGGTCGCGGGCGAAGGGCCCGCGCTCGCCGAGCTCAAATCGCGCTATCCTGAGGCCAATTACCTCGGCGTGCTGACTCAGGCGGAGCTCGCCAAGGTTTACGCCGCCGCCGACGTGTTCGTGTTCCCGAGCCGCACCGACACCTTCGGGCTCGTGCTGCTCGAGGCGCTCGCGTGCGGCACGCCCGTCGCCGCGTATCCGGTCACCGGGCCCGTCGACGTGCTCGCCGACGGCGGCGCGGGTGCGATGAACGACGACCTGCGCGAAGCGTGCCTCGAGGCGCTGAAGATCGACCGGCGGCATGCGCGCGCATGGGCGGAGCGCTACTCGTGGCTCGCGGCGTCCGAGCAGTTCGCGTCGCACCTGAAGCCGCTGCCGAAAACCGCCTGTCCACACACCGAAGGCGCAGCCGTTTGA
- a CDS encoding diacylglycerol kinase, with amino-acid sequence MRAKAPPTHSPRRPAARAAAAHPVHVPFSPSETPEPHEPLGPDDPLALPHNPYKGNRGLMRAWHALKNSYNGFRVAIREESAFRQELTLAAIMLPIAAFVPVEPASRALLIGTVLLVLIVELLNSSVETAIDRISLERHELSKRAKDLGSAAVTVALCACLTTWGLILGPLVWHRLAG; translated from the coding sequence ATGCGCGCGAAAGCGCCCCCGACCCATTCGCCGCGGAGGCCGGCCGCACGTGCGGCCGCCGCGCATCCCGTCCACGTTCCGTTCTCTCCGTCTGAAACGCCCGAGCCGCACGAGCCGCTCGGCCCGGACGATCCGCTCGCGCTGCCGCACAATCCGTACAAGGGCAATCGCGGCCTGATGCGCGCATGGCATGCGCTCAAGAACTCATACAACGGCTTTCGCGTCGCGATCCGCGAAGAAAGCGCGTTCCGCCAGGAGCTGACGCTCGCGGCGATCATGCTGCCGATCGCGGCGTTCGTGCCCGTCGAGCCGGCGTCGCGCGCGCTCCTCATCGGCACCGTGCTGCTCGTGCTGATCGTCGAGCTGCTGAACTCGAGCGTCGAGACGGCGATCGACCGGATCTCGCTCGAACGCCACGAGCTGTCGAAGCGCGCGAAGGATCTCGGCAGCGCGGCCGTCACGGTCGCGCTCTGCGCGTGCCTGACGACCTGGGGCCTCATACTCGGCCCGCTCGTCTGGCACCGGCTCGCCGGCTAG
- a CDS encoding TetR/AcrR family transcriptional regulator, producing the protein MEAKPPRRTRERILELSLKLFNEIGEPNVTTTTIAEEMEISPGNLYYHFRNKDDIINSIFAQFEQQIERRLRFPEDHRPTIDETWSYLQYMADFMWTYRFLYRDLNDLLARNRTLETHFKQIISHKVRFAREMCELLAADGELVATPAEIEVIATNMAVIATYWLSYQYVMHPRKYNDQDAIREELHQVSMHVISVIAPYLRGRSRQIFDDLVSGKLPKREFHDYLPPRDGSPRKDTKQ; encoded by the coding sequence ATGGAAGCGAAACCTCCCCGCCGCACGCGCGAACGGATTCTTGAGTTGTCGTTGAAACTCTTCAACGAGATCGGCGAGCCGAACGTCACGACAACGACGATCGCCGAGGAAATGGAAATCAGCCCAGGCAACCTGTACTACCATTTCCGCAACAAAGACGACATCATCAACAGCATCTTCGCGCAGTTCGAACAGCAGATCGAACGGCGCCTGCGTTTTCCCGAAGATCATCGGCCGACGATCGACGAAACGTGGTCGTACCTGCAGTACATGGCCGACTTCATGTGGACCTATCGATTCCTCTATCGCGACCTGAACGATCTGCTCGCGCGCAACCGCACGCTCGAGACGCACTTCAAGCAGATCATCAGCCACAAGGTGCGCTTCGCGCGCGAGATGTGCGAGCTGCTCGCGGCCGACGGCGAGCTCGTCGCGACGCCCGCCGAGATCGAGGTGATCGCGACCAACATGGCCGTGATCGCCACCTACTGGCTGTCGTATCAATACGTGATGCACCCGCGCAAGTACAACGACCAGGACGCGATCCGCGAAGAGCTGCACCAGGTCAGCATGCACGTGATCTCGGTGATCGCGCCGTATCTGCGCGGCCGCTCGCGGCAGATCTTCGACGATCTCGTGTCCGGCAAGCTGCCGAAGCGCGAGTTCCACGACTACCTGCCGCCGCGCGACGGTTCGCCGCGCAAGGATACGAAGCAATGA
- a CDS encoding TIGR00730 family Rossman fold protein, which produces MKAVCVYCGSAHGVKPVYTEAARAFGRALAQSGLTLVYGGGRVGLMGVIADEVLAAGGHAIGVITELLVDKEVGHTGLTELHVVPDMHHRKKMMAELADAFVAMPGGAGTLEEFFEVYTWAQLGYHRKPVALYNVDAFYEPLITLLRHTVDEGFMQRTYFDALCIDAAPDALIDQLAQYRPPARDKWTFLSEQEA; this is translated from the coding sequence ATGAAGGCCGTCTGCGTCTATTGCGGTTCGGCGCACGGCGTCAAGCCCGTCTACACGGAAGCCGCGCGCGCATTCGGCCGCGCGCTCGCGCAGTCCGGCCTCACGCTCGTCTACGGCGGCGGGCGCGTCGGCCTGATGGGCGTGATCGCCGACGAAGTGCTCGCCGCGGGCGGGCACGCGATCGGCGTCATCACGGAGCTGCTCGTCGACAAGGAAGTCGGCCACACCGGCTTGACCGAGCTGCACGTCGTGCCCGACATGCATCATCGGAAGAAGATGATGGCCGAGCTCGCCGACGCATTCGTCGCGATGCCGGGCGGCGCGGGCACGCTCGAAGAGTTTTTCGAGGTCTATACGTGGGCGCAGCTCGGCTATCACCGCAAGCCCGTCGCGCTCTACAACGTCGACGCGTTCTACGAACCGCTCATCACGCTCCTCAGGCACACGGTCGACGAAGGCTTCATGCAGCGCACGTACTTCGATGCGCTGTGCATCGACGCAGCGCCCGACGCGCTCATCGATCAGCTCGCCCAGTATCGTCCGCCCGCGCGCGACAAATGGACGTTCCTGTCCGAGCAGGAAGCCTGA
- a CDS encoding SDR family oxidoreductase: MTNTPPKVVLITGASRGIGRATALLAAARGWSVGVNYARDANAAEATADAVRAAGGQACVVRGDVANDADVTGMFDAVQSAFGRLDALVNNAGIVAPSLPLADMDVARLKRVFDTNVLGAYLCAREAARRLSTDRGGAGGAIVNVSSIAARLGSPNEYVDYAGSKGAVDTLTLGLAKELGPHGVRVNAVRPGLIATEIHASGGQPGRAERLGAQTPLGRAGEADEVAEAIVWLLSDAASYVTGALLDVGGGR; the protein is encoded by the coding sequence ATGACGAATACGCCGCCCAAAGTCGTCCTCATCACCGGCGCGAGCCGCGGCATCGGCCGCGCGACCGCGCTGCTCGCCGCTGCGCGCGGCTGGTCGGTCGGCGTCAATTACGCGCGCGACGCGAACGCCGCCGAAGCGACCGCCGATGCGGTGCGCGCCGCGGGCGGGCAAGCGTGCGTCGTGCGCGGCGACGTCGCGAACGACGCCGACGTGACCGGCATGTTCGATGCGGTGCAGTCCGCATTCGGCCGACTCGACGCGCTCGTCAACAACGCGGGGATCGTCGCGCCGTCGCTGCCGCTCGCCGACATGGACGTCGCGCGCCTGAAGCGCGTGTTCGACACCAACGTGCTCGGCGCGTATCTGTGCGCGCGCGAGGCCGCGCGGCGGCTGTCGACCGATCGCGGCGGCGCGGGCGGCGCGATCGTCAACGTGTCGTCGATCGCCGCGCGGCTCGGCTCGCCGAACGAATACGTCGACTATGCAGGCTCGAAGGGCGCGGTCGACACGCTGACGCTCGGCCTCGCGAAAGAACTCGGCCCGCACGGCGTGCGTGTGAACGCGGTGCGCCCGGGCCTCATCGCAACCGAGATCCATGCGAGCGGCGGCCAGCCCGGCCGCGCCGAGCGGCTCGGCGCACAGACGCCGCTCGGCCGCGCAGGCGAAGCCGACGAGGTAGCCGAAGCGATCGTCTGGCTGCTGAGCGACGCGGCGTCGTACGTGACGGGCGCACTGCTCGACGTCGGCGGCGGGCGCTGA
- a CDS encoding ArnT family glycosyltransferase, translating to MQGNATPGGRHAPAPGSAHHVRPSEANSPTSSAATLAVPASSAAGAAGGRAADAREASVARAPLAGLRAWLVAAAVLCAYLLPGALGHDPWKQDETYTFGIIQHMLESGDFVVPTNAGQPFLEKPPLYDWVATGLAWLFSRYLPLHDAARLASALFAALAFGFAARAARIATGATRWLELPVIGTVALYAGSLIVIKHSHDLMTDVALMAGTAMGFCGLLELVIRHAGGANGAIPTHRAPANRFAAPLFGLGVGIALMSKGLFVPLVFGATVAATLVLYPACRSRAFLRSLAVAALVCAPFALIWPTALFLRSESLFLVWFWENNVGRFFGFSVPTLGAENDKPLFIWRALLTVGFPVAPLALVALARGLWREWRAPRVALPLAFAGIGMVVLHISATSRQLYVLPFIAPLALVAAQAIPRLPQRLHTAWDYASRLLFGAVAALAWIVWSLMSDHNGPRAGLQWLGRWLPLDWTMPIEPALVLSALAITIGWVGLLPSLRLAGKWRGALSWAMGALVAWGLVYTLLLPWLDVAKSYRSVFEDLNRRLALEWNDGDCMASVDLGESEAPMLYYFSGIRHQPVALPDTSACTWLIVQGTRASPPALGGEWKPFWSGARPGDEQEMLRVYVRTPTPPAAHRLNP from the coding sequence ATGCAGGGAAATGCAACGCCCGGCGGCCGGCACGCGCCTGCGCCCGGCTCGGCGCATCACGTCCGCCCATCGGAAGCCAATTCACCGACATCGTCCGCCGCGACGCTCGCCGTCCCCGCATCGAGCGCTGCGGGCGCAGCAGGCGGCCGTGCCGCCGATGCGCGCGAGGCGTCCGTTGCCCGCGCGCCGCTCGCCGGGCTGCGCGCATGGCTCGTCGCCGCGGCCGTGCTGTGCGCGTACCTGCTGCCGGGCGCCCTCGGCCACGATCCGTGGAAGCAGGACGAGACCTACACGTTCGGCATCATCCAGCACATGCTCGAGAGCGGCGATTTCGTCGTGCCGACCAACGCGGGGCAGCCGTTCCTCGAAAAGCCGCCGTTGTACGACTGGGTCGCCACCGGCCTCGCATGGCTCTTTTCCCGCTACTTGCCGCTGCACGACGCAGCACGGCTCGCGAGCGCCCTCTTCGCCGCGCTCGCGTTCGGCTTCGCCGCGCGCGCCGCGCGCATCGCGACCGGCGCGACGCGCTGGCTCGAGCTGCCGGTGATCGGCACCGTCGCGCTATACGCGGGCTCGCTCATCGTCATCAAGCATTCGCACGATCTGATGACCGACGTCGCGTTGATGGCGGGCACGGCGATGGGATTTTGCGGACTGCTCGAGCTCGTGATCCGGCACGCCGGCGGCGCGAACGGCGCCATCCCGACGCACCGCGCGCCCGCGAACCGCTTCGCGGCGCCGCTCTTCGGCTTGGGCGTCGGCATCGCGCTGATGTCGAAGGGGCTGTTCGTGCCGCTCGTGTTCGGCGCGACGGTTGCCGCGACGCTCGTCCTCTACCCGGCCTGCCGCAGCCGCGCGTTCCTCCGTTCGCTCGCCGTCGCCGCGCTCGTGTGCGCGCCGTTCGCGCTGATCTGGCCGACCGCGTTGTTCCTGCGCTCGGAATCGCTGTTCCTCGTCTGGTTCTGGGAAAACAACGTCGGCCGCTTCTTCGGCTTCTCGGTGCCGACGCTCGGCGCCGAAAACGACAAGCCGCTCTTCATCTGGCGCGCACTGCTGACGGTCGGCTTCCCGGTCGCCCCGCTCGCGCTCGTCGCGCTCGCGCGCGGCCTCTGGCGAGAGTGGCGCGCGCCGCGCGTCGCGCTGCCGCTCGCGTTCGCGGGCATCGGGATGGTCGTGCTGCACATTTCCGCGACGTCGCGGCAACTGTACGTCCTGCCGTTCATCGCGCCGCTCGCGCTCGTCGCCGCGCAGGCGATCCCGCGCCTGCCGCAGCGGCTGCACACCGCGTGGGACTATGCGAGCCGGCTGCTGTTCGGCGCGGTCGCGGCGCTCGCGTGGATCGTCTGGTCGCTGATGTCCGATCACAACGGCCCGCGCGCCGGACTGCAATGGCTCGGCCGCTGGCTGCCGCTCGACTGGACGATGCCGATCGAGCCCGCGCTCGTACTGTCGGCGCTCGCGATCACGATCGGCTGGGTCGGCCTGCTGCCGTCGCTGCGGCTCGCGGGCAAATGGCGCGGTGCGCTGTCGTGGGCGATGGGCGCGCTCGTCGCGTGGGGGCTCGTCTACACGCTGCTGCTGCCGTGGCTCGACGTCGCGAAGAGCTATCGTTCGGTGTTCGAAGATCTGAACCGCCGGCTCGCGCTCGAGTGGAACGACGGCGACTGCATGGCGAGCGTCGATCTCGGCGAGTCGGAAGCGCCGATGCTCTATTACTTCTCGGGCATCCGGCACCAGCCCGTCGCGCTGCCGGATACAAGCGCATGCACGTGGCTCATCGTGCAAGGCACGCGCGCGAGCCCGCCCGCGCTCGGCGGCGAATGGAAGCCGTTCTGGTCCGGCGCGCGCCCGGGCGACGAGCAGGAAATGCTGCGCGTCTACGTTCGCACGCCGACGCCGCCCGCCGCGCACCGCCTCAATCCGTAA
- a CDS encoding LysR family transcriptional regulator → MQLRTLRYFQELAHCASLRKASERLHVAPTAISRQIEQLEHHFGALLLERGPRGIRLTAEGEFLAERIDTVLRELDEVKTLISERRNLEAGSVSVYASEGIVSGLLAPVLADFTRRYPRIRFDIAVASAQHTLDALCQGRADLGVGFYLPHRADVEILETVDLSHRVLVPSTHPLSTRASVTLAELVDQPLAIPDAAFGVRQALERIAKRCGVTLKPLFTTCSLETQKALARQGAALLILPCFAMRDANGAAPADDTGLHAVPIADTELRQVSVELCVYRYRPRSIAVNKCIEMLKAAMARQRRAAADDEEG, encoded by the coding sequence ATGCAACTCCGCACACTCCGCTACTTCCAGGAACTCGCGCACTGCGCGTCGTTGCGCAAGGCGTCCGAGCGGCTGCACGTCGCGCCGACCGCGATCAGCCGGCAGATCGAGCAACTGGAGCACCATTTTGGCGCGCTTCTGCTCGAACGCGGACCGCGCGGCATTCGCTTGACCGCCGAAGGCGAATTCCTCGCCGAGCGCATCGACACGGTGCTGCGCGAGCTCGACGAAGTGAAGACGCTGATCTCGGAGCGGCGCAATCTCGAAGCCGGCTCGGTTTCGGTCTATGCGTCGGAGGGGATCGTGTCCGGACTGCTCGCCCCCGTCCTCGCCGACTTCACGCGGCGCTATCCGCGCATCCGCTTCGACATCGCCGTCGCGAGCGCGCAGCACACGCTCGACGCGCTCTGCCAGGGCCGCGCGGACCTCGGCGTCGGCTTCTATCTGCCGCATCGGGCGGACGTCGAAATACTCGAAACCGTCGATTTATCGCATCGCGTGCTGGTGCCGTCGACGCATCCGCTGAGCACACGGGCGAGCGTCACGCTCGCGGAGCTCGTCGACCAGCCGCTCGCGATTCCCGATGCGGCGTTCGGCGTGCGGCAGGCGCTCGAGCGGATCGCGAAGCGCTGCGGCGTGACGCTCAAGCCGCTCTTCACGACCTGCTCGCTCGAAACGCAGAAGGCGCTCGCGCGGCAGGGCGCGGCGCTGCTGATCCTGCCGTGCTTCGCGATGCGCGACGCGAACGGCGCCGCGCCGGCCGACGATACCGGCCTGCATGCGGTGCCGATCGCCGACACGGAGCTGCGACAGGTGAGCGTCGAGCTTTGCGTGTACCGGTATCGGCCGCGGTCGATCGCCGTGAACAAGTGCATCGAGATGCTGAAGGCCGCGATGGCGCGGCAGCGGCGCGCGGCGGCGGATGATGAGGAAGGCTAA